A section of the Ictalurus punctatus breed USDA103 chromosome 8, Coco_2.0, whole genome shotgun sequence genome encodes:
- the sesn4 gene encoding sestrin-3 isoform X2: MKVSSDKDGSSPLCMKALANRGRLDTVSQQMASHPQYLESFLRTQHYILNMDGPLPHHYRHYIAIMAAARHHCSYLVSLHSAVFLRVGGDPVWLQGLESAPPRLQQLDHINKVLAHQPWLTARSHIQALLKSGEQCWSLAELVQAVVLLAHCHALCSFVFGSEQDTQPVPRAPHGTPPGYCLCDAANGNATFPPRRRSLDSSCDMACLREGIHKSQEEKERKGHAVLQSYTLLHIDMDEEEEEETMCSTDPSRFVKDPDFGYQEFSRQEEDHFQVLRVQDYSWEDHGFSLVNRLYSDIGHLLDERFRSVASLPSPRNPDLKRAIWNYIHCSYGIRYDDYDYGEVNQLLDRGLKLYIKAVACYPDSTKNLLCPLPLVSLKASEKVHVNLLVMEARLQAELLYALRAITQYMIA, encoded by the exons ATGAAGGTGAGCTCTGATAAGGACGGTTCCTCTCCGTTGTGCATGAAGGCTCTGGCCAACAGGGGGCGCCTGGATACGGTATCACAGCAAATGGCCTCCCATCCGCAGTATTTAGAGAGCTTCCTGcgcacacagcactacatcctTAACATGGACGGCCCTCTGCCCCATCACTACCGCCACTACATAGCCATCATG GCTGCAGCACGACATCACTGCAGCTACCTTGTGTCTCTGCATTCGGCTGTGTTCCTGCGGGTGGGGGGAGACCCGGTGTGGCTGCAAGGGCTGGAGTCTGCACCACCTCGCCTCCAGCAGCTCGACCACATAAACAAAGTGCTCGCTCACCAGCCCTGGCTCACTGCTCGCTCCCACATTCAG GCTTTGCTGAAGTCAGGTGAGCAGTGCTGGTCTCTGGCTGAGCTGGTGCAGGCCGTAGTTCTGCTGGCTCACTGCCACGCGCTCTGCAGCTTCGTTTTTGGCTCCGAACAGGACACACAACCCGTCCCGAGAGCGCCACACGGAACGCCCCCAGGCTACTGCCTCTGTGATGCTGCCAATGGCAACGCCACCTTCCCACCTCGTAGGAGG TCTCTAGACTCGAGCTGTGACATGGCATGCCTACGAGAAGGAATCCACAAATCCcaggaggagaaagaaagaaaaggacacGCAGTCCTTCAGTCTTACACCCTCCTGCATATAG ACATggacgaggaggaagaagaagagacgATGTGTTCCACGGATCCCTCCCGCTTTGTCAAGGACCCTGATTTCGGCTACCAGGAATTTTCCCGGCAGGAGGAAGACCATTTCCAAGTATTGCGGGTGCAG GACTACTCGTGGGAGGACCATGGTTTCTCTTTGGTAAACCGCCTCTACTCGGACATCGGGCACCTGCTAGACGAGCGGTTCCGCAGCGTGGCCTCGTTACCGTCCCCTCGCAATCCTGACCTTAAGAGAGCCATCTGGAACTACATCCATTGCAGCTATGGAATTAG GtatgatgattatgattatggaGAAGTGAACCAGCTGCTGGATCGCGGACTGAAGCTTTATATTAAGGCTGTGGCCTGCTATCCTGACTCCACTAAGAACCTTCTGTGCCCTCTGCCTTTGGTTTCTCTCAAAGCCTCAGAAAAG GTACATGTGAACCTGCTGGTGATGGAGGCACGGCTGCAGGCTGAGTTGCTCTACGCACTCCGAGCAATCACTCAGTACATGATCGCCTAG
- the sesn4 gene encoding sestrin-3 isoform X1 — protein sequence MIICAQKMDYRFGSQCQRVRSQVMKVSSDKDGSSPLCMKALANRGRLDTVSQQMASHPQYLESFLRTQHYILNMDGPLPHHYRHYIAIMAAARHHCSYLVSLHSAVFLRVGGDPVWLQGLESAPPRLQQLDHINKVLAHQPWLTARSHIQALLKSGEQCWSLAELVQAVVLLAHCHALCSFVFGSEQDTQPVPRAPHGTPPGYCLCDAANGNATFPPRRRSLDSSCDMACLREGIHKSQEEKERKGHAVLQSYTLLHIDMDEEEEEETMCSTDPSRFVKDPDFGYQEFSRQEEDHFQVLRVQDYSWEDHGFSLVNRLYSDIGHLLDERFRSVASLPSPRNPDLKRAIWNYIHCSYGIRYDDYDYGEVNQLLDRGLKLYIKAVACYPDSTKNLLCPLPLVSLKASEKVHVNLLVMEARLQAELLYALRAITQYMIA from the exons ATGATCATCTGTGCGCAAAAGATGGATTATCGCTTTGGATCTCAGTGCCAGCGTGTCCGGAGTCAG GTGATGAAGGTGAGCTCTGATAAGGACGGTTCCTCTCCGTTGTGCATGAAGGCTCTGGCCAACAGGGGGCGCCTGGATACGGTATCACAGCAAATGGCCTCCCATCCGCAGTATTTAGAGAGCTTCCTGcgcacacagcactacatcctTAACATGGACGGCCCTCTGCCCCATCACTACCGCCACTACATAGCCATCATG GCTGCAGCACGACATCACTGCAGCTACCTTGTGTCTCTGCATTCGGCTGTGTTCCTGCGGGTGGGGGGAGACCCGGTGTGGCTGCAAGGGCTGGAGTCTGCACCACCTCGCCTCCAGCAGCTCGACCACATAAACAAAGTGCTCGCTCACCAGCCCTGGCTCACTGCTCGCTCCCACATTCAG GCTTTGCTGAAGTCAGGTGAGCAGTGCTGGTCTCTGGCTGAGCTGGTGCAGGCCGTAGTTCTGCTGGCTCACTGCCACGCGCTCTGCAGCTTCGTTTTTGGCTCCGAACAGGACACACAACCCGTCCCGAGAGCGCCACACGGAACGCCCCCAGGCTACTGCCTCTGTGATGCTGCCAATGGCAACGCCACCTTCCCACCTCGTAGGAGG TCTCTAGACTCGAGCTGTGACATGGCATGCCTACGAGAAGGAATCCACAAATCCcaggaggagaaagaaagaaaaggacacGCAGTCCTTCAGTCTTACACCCTCCTGCATATAG ACATggacgaggaggaagaagaagagacgATGTGTTCCACGGATCCCTCCCGCTTTGTCAAGGACCCTGATTTCGGCTACCAGGAATTTTCCCGGCAGGAGGAAGACCATTTCCAAGTATTGCGGGTGCAG GACTACTCGTGGGAGGACCATGGTTTCTCTTTGGTAAACCGCCTCTACTCGGACATCGGGCACCTGCTAGACGAGCGGTTCCGCAGCGTGGCCTCGTTACCGTCCCCTCGCAATCCTGACCTTAAGAGAGCCATCTGGAACTACATCCATTGCAGCTATGGAATTAG GtatgatgattatgattatggaGAAGTGAACCAGCTGCTGGATCGCGGACTGAAGCTTTATATTAAGGCTGTGGCCTGCTATCCTGACTCCACTAAGAACCTTCTGTGCCCTCTGCCTTTGGTTTCTCTCAAAGCCTCAGAAAAG GTACATGTGAACCTGCTGGTGATGGAGGCACGGCTGCAGGCTGAGTTGCTCTACGCACTCCGAGCAATCACTCAGTACATGATCGCCTAG
- the c8hxorf65 gene encoding uncharacterized protein CXorf65 homolog isoform X2, which translates to MFVYIKHGDNEQFLVNTNCSIICLLQYVRSKLKLTDTGSSEGAYVSITPHVANLDSVLQGVLQSGVVSLEQTRRKNLHALGGRKTAVQTPAQKQPVRLHNPASK; encoded by the exons atgtttgtttatataaaacatGGGG ATAACGAGCAGTTTTTGGTCAACACCAATTGCTCCATCATTTGCCTGCTGCAATATGTGAGATCCAAGCTAAAACTCACTGATACAG GTAGTTCTGAAGGAGCATACGTCTCCATCACCCCACATGTGGCAAATCTGGACTCGGTACTACAGG GAGTGCTACAGAGTGGGGTAGTCAGTCTTGAGCAGACTCGTCGTAAGAACCTGCATGCTTTGGGGGGCCGTAAAACGGCAGTACAGACTCCGGCTCAGAAACAGCCTGTCAGACTTCATAATCCAGCAAGCAAATGA
- the c8hxorf65 gene encoding uncharacterized protein CXorf65 homolog isoform X1: protein MFVYIKHGDNEQFLVNTNCSIICLLQYVRSKLKLTDTDLVDLCDERGALLSLSGHRQGYASQILTPRKTYIICTINRSSEGAYVSITPHVANLDSVLQGVLQSGVVSLEQTRRKNLHALGGRKTAVQTPAQKQPVRLHNPASK, encoded by the exons atgtttgtttatataaaacatGGGG ATAACGAGCAGTTTTTGGTCAACACCAATTGCTCCATCATTTGCCTGCTGCAATATGTGAGATCCAAGCTAAAACTCACTGATACAG atttaGTGGATCTTTGCGATGAAAGGGGAGCACTGCTCTCCCTGTCTGGACACCGCCAGGGTTATGCGAGTCAAATATTAACCCCTCGCAAAACATATATAATATGCACCATCAACC GTAGTTCTGAAGGAGCATACGTCTCCATCACCCCACATGTGGCAAATCTGGACTCGGTACTACAGG GAGTGCTACAGAGTGGGGTAGTCAGTCTTGAGCAGACTCGTCGTAAGAACCTGCATGCTTTGGGGGGCCGTAAAACGGCAGTACAGACTCCGGCTCAGAAACAGCCTGTCAGACTTCATAATCCAGCAAGCAAATGA